One genomic segment of Centropristis striata isolate RG_2023a ecotype Rhode Island chromosome 13, C.striata_1.0, whole genome shotgun sequence includes these proteins:
- the sstr3 gene encoding somatostatin receptor type 5: MDVVSLPGLEMTDETWENGSFGSPTPILPLFLLMFNDSDLNETFYNSTNSLNASNSSVPSGPSVAGVLIPLIYIIVCIIGLGGNTLVIHIVLHYSKIESVTNIYILNLAIADELFMLGLPFLAVQNTLQSWPFGSFMCRLVMTVDSINQFTSIFCLTVMSIDRYLAVVHPIRSSKWRRPQVAKTVNGTVWALSFLVVLPVVIFANIQKKGGTCNIAWPQPANIWEAAFIIYTSTVGFFCPLLIICLCYLLIVFKVRSSGKKVHATSTKRRKSERKVTRMVVIVVAVFVFCWLPFYALNIINLLVSLPPEYQGLYYFVVVLGYANSCANPIVYGFLSDNFKRGFRKALCRSTRKVESHEPMECQQQQKEGRAALMPRESLRRAIRDEEDDDDDDVSEMTEIYRITQNGNSSFQPQSSQPLLPDKGATPGATQLSSPDRKDKSGDIKGKDPANGSTLTVPLLLNGTKNGNIKTLPEENLEQSTSLEISYL, encoded by the coding sequence ATGGACGTCGTCTCGCTTCCCGGGTTGGAGATGACGGATGAGACGTGGGAGAACGGCAGCTTCGGCAGCCCCACACCCATACTCCCTCTGTTTCTGCTCATGTTCAACGACAGCGATCTAAATGAGACGTTTTATAACTCCACCAACTCCCTGAACGCCTCCAACTCCAGCGTCCCCTCAGGTCCCAGCGTGGCAGGCGTCCTCATACCGCTCATATACATAATCGTGTGTATCATCGGCCTGGGCGGAAACACTTTAGTGATTCACATCGTGTTGCACTACTCGAAGATCGAGTCAGTGACCAACATCTACATCCTCAACCTAGCTATCGCCGATGAGCTGTTCATGCTCGGCCTGCCGTTCCTGGCGGTCCAGAACACGCTGCAGTCGTGGCCGTTTGGCTCCTTCATGTGCCGTCTGGTGATGACGGTCGACTCCATCAACCAGTTCACCAGCATCTTCTGCCTGACTGTGATGAGCATCGATCGCTACCTCGCCGTTGTCCACCCGATTCGGTCCTCAAAGTGGCGGCGCCCTCAGGTGGCCAAAACAGTGAACGGCACCGTCTGGGCTCTCTCGTTTCTTGTCGTTCTGCCCGTGGTGATCTTCGCCAACATCCAGAAGAAGGGAGGGACCTGCAACATCGCCTGGCCACAGCCGGCCAACATCTGGGAGGCGGCCTTCATCATTTACACCTCCACGGTTGGATTCTTCTGCCCGCTTCTCATCATCTGCCTCTGCTACCTGCTCATCGTCTTCAAGGTCCGAAGCTCGGGCAAGAAGGTCCACGCCACCTCCACCAAGCGCAGGAAGTCTGAGAGGAAAGTGACGCGGATGGTTGTGATTGTTGTCGCCGTGTTCGTCTTCTGCTGGCTGCCTTTCTACGCCCTCAACATCATCAACCTGCTGGTGTCCCTCCCGCCAGAGTACCAGGGTCTGTACTATTTTGTCGTCGTGCTCGGCTATGCCAACAGCTGCGCCAACCCAATCGTCTATGGATTCCTGTCAGACAACTTTAAGAGGGGTTTCCGGAAAGCGCTCTGCCGCTCCACAAGGAAGGTGGAGAGTCACGAGCCCATGGagtgccagcagcagcagaaggaggGCCGGGCAGCGCTCATGCCCAGGGAGAGCCTGAGACGGGCGATCAGGGACGAAGAGGACGACGACGACGACGACGTCTCAGAAATGACTGAGATTTACAGGATCACCCAGAACGGCAACAGCAGCTTCCAGCCGCAGAGCTCGCAGCCACTGTTGCCGGATAAAGGAGCGACTCCCGGAGCGACGCAGCTGTCATCCCCGGACAGGAAGGACAAGTCAGGGGACATAAAGGGGAAAGATCCCGCCAACGGGTCCACACTGACAGTACCGTTGCTCCTCAATGGAACCAAAAACGGGAACATTAAAACTCTACCAGAGGAAAACTTGGAACAGAGCACCTCACTGGAGATAAGTTACTTATAG